Genomic window (Chitinophaga parva):
TGGGTTTGGAAATGGTTAACCGGAAATTGCCCTGCCGGTGCGTTATTCTTTTTTAAGTTTTTTTTAACAATTCCCCCTGAACCGTTGAAATTATCTCCAAGATAAATTGGGTCGGTTTAACGCATTGAAAACGAGCCCGCTAGGGTCACAAAAAATGGCCGCTGCTAATCACCGGTCCGTTTTAGCACAAATTCAGGGCAAAATTGCCGTTTTCCTTTGCCCACAGCTTATCCACAAGCGCGGAAATGTGACACAAACGGGTTATATTTGCGCTTCGTTGATCATTACAGAATAACCTGTAAACCAATAACTAATGATAGAAAACCAGGATAATCTAGAAAATCCCGAGAACCTGGACGGTGGCGATGAAAGTCGTATCGTCAGGATCAACATTGAAGAGCAAATGAAAACGGCTTACATCGACTATTCCATGTCGGTGATCGTGGGCCGTGCCTTGCCCGATGTGCGGGACGGTTTGAAGCCGGTGCACCGCCGCGTTTTGTTTGGGATGAAAGAATTGGGCAACACCAGCAACAAACCCTATAAAAAATCCGCCCGTATCGTAGGGGAGGTGATGGGTAAATATCACCCCCACGGCGATGCTTCCATTTATGACACCATTGTACGCCTGGCCCAGCCCTGGTCCATGCGTTACCCGATGGTAGACGGTCAGGGTAACTTTGGTTCCGTGGATGGCGATATGCCCGCGGCCATGCGTTACACCGAGATCCGCCTCCAGAAGATCGCGGAAGCCCTCCTGGAAGACCTGGATAAAGAAACGGTAGATTTTACCCTCAACTTTGATGATACCCTCGAAGAGCCTACCGTGTTGCCCACCCGCATTCCCAACCTGCTGGTGAATGGTGCGGCCGGTATTGCCGTAGGCATGGCTACCAATATCATGCCCCACAACCTTTCCGAAGTGGTGGACGCCTGCGTGGCCTTCATCGATAACCGGGACATCACCATCGAAGAGATCACCAAACACCTGAAAGCACCCGACTTCCCCACCGGCGGTATCATTTACGGCTACGAGGGCGTGAAGCAGGGCTTTGAAACCGGCCGTGGCCGCGTGGTGGTGAGAGGCCGCATCAACGTGGAAACCTCCAAGGCCGGCCGCGAAAGACTGGTGATCTATGAACTGCCCTACCAGATCAACAAAGCCATCCTGCACCAGAAAATTGCACAGCTGGTAAACGATAAGATCATTGAAGGCATCTCCGATGTACGCGATGAATCTGACCGCGAAGGTATGCGCCTGGTGATAGACCTGAAGCGCGAAGCGATTGCCAACGTGGTGATCAACCAGCTCTTCAAGTATTCAGAACTGCAAACTTCTTACGGCATCAATAATGTGGCCCTGGTAAAAGGCCGCCCGCGTATCCTCAACATCAAGGAAATGCTGAGCGAGTTCGTGGAATTCCGCCATGAAGTAGTGGTACGCCGTACCAGCTATGAATTGCGCGAAGCGGAAAAACGCGCCCACATCCTGGCCGGCTATCTCATTGCCCTGGACCACCTGGACGAAGTGATCGCCCTGATCCGCAGCTCTAAAACCCCGGATGAAGCGAAAGATGGCTTGATCAGCAACTTCCAGCTGTCCGATATCCAGGCCAAAGCTATCCTAGAACTGCGCCTGCAGCGCCTCACCGGCATGGAACGCGACAAGATCCGCGAGGAGTACGAAGAAGTGATGAAACTCATTGCCCACCTGAAAGATATCCTGGCAAATGAAGGCCTGCGCTTCCAGATCATCAAGGACGAACTGGAAGACGTGAAGAAACGTTTTGGAGACGAACGCAAGACCGAGATCCAGTACCTGGCCAGCGAAATGCGCATTGAAGATATCATTGCCGAAGAAGATGTGGTGATCACCATTTCCCACCTCGGTTATATCAAGCGCACGTCCGCTTACGACTTCCGCCAGCAGAAACGCGGCGGCCGTGGCGCCATGGGCGGCAAGACCCGCGATGAGGACTATATTGAGCACCTCTTCGTGGCCTCTACCCACCACACCATGCTGTTCTTCACCGAAAAGGGCCGTTGCTACTGGCTGAAAGTGTACGAGATCCCCGAGGGCGAAAAACAAGGCAAGGGCCGCGCCATCCAGAACCTCATCAACCTGCCGGGCGATGATAAGATCCGCGCCATCATTGACATTAAAGACCTGGGAGACCAGGACTTCATCAATAACCACTTTATCCTGCTCTGTACCAAGAACGGGATCATTAAGAAAACCTTGCTGGAAGAGTTTTCCCGCCCGCGCCAGAACGGCGTGAACGCTATCACCATCAACGATGGGGACCAGCTGCTGGACGTGAAGCTGACCAACGGGAAGAGTGAAGTGATGATGGCCCTCCGCAGTGGCCGTGCCATCCGCTTCCCCGAAGATACCGTGCGCGACACCGGCCGTGGCGCCATTGGCGTACGCGGTATTGAAGTGGACAATGAAAATGACGAGGTAGTTGGTATGATTTCTGCGAACAAGGACGACGACGCGCACACCGTTCTGGTGGTGTCTGAGAAAGGGTTCGGCAAGCGTACCAGCATCGAGGAATACCGCATCACCAACCGGGGTGGAAAAGGAGTGAAAACCATCAGCATCACGGAAAAAACCGGGCGCCTCATTGCCATCCTGAACGTAACCGAGAAGGATGACCTGATGATCACCTGCAAATCCGGCATCACCATCCGCATGTCCGTAAGGGATGTGCGCGAAGCCGGCAGGGCCACGCAGGGCGTACGCCTGATCCGCCTGGATGAAAGCGACGAAATTGCCGCTATTGCCCGCCTGGATGAACAGGAAGAACAGACAGACGCAGTAGAAGAAGGACTGGTACTGGATGCCGCCATCATAGACCCGGCTGCGCTTACAGACGAAGATATGACAGGTGAAACGCCTGCAGATGAGGAAGCAGGTGACGCCGAAGATAACGATGCGCCAACAGAAGAGTAAACTAACAACAGTTAAATAATAGTGCCGGCATTCCACACGGATGCCGGCACTTATCGCGAAGCTGATAAACGGCTGAATGTAGCAACGCCTGTAGTTTGTGTGCGCCCAGGCCAATGCCAGCAAGCTTTTCGACCATTCAATGAAGCACTGTACAGACCCCGGTCTGGTACAGTTAGCCCATACTTTTACTGAAACCTTTTAAAATTTTAACTGCGCGCCTAGCCCGCACCTTAAATTAAGAGCACATGAAAAAACTAATGGTATCTCTTCTCTTTTGCTCGGCCACGATGGCTGCCATGGCACAGAGAGCAAAAGTGAACAGTGCAGAAGATTACCTGAAAAGCAACGAACCGGAGAAAGCACAGGCAGACATCAACGCTGCCCTGCAGAATGACAAGACGAAGAACGATGCGAAGACCTGGTACGTAAAAGGAAAGGTAGATGAAGCACTGTCCGTTAAAAGCAAAAGCGTTCCCCTGGCGGATTCTGCTTACGAAGCTTACAAAAAAGCACTGGACATCAACCCCAAGCTGCCAGACGCTGTACTGGAAATGCACCAGCGTATGTATAACCTCTATGCCATCATTGGCAACGCAGGTTATGAAGCCCTGAACAACCAGCACTGGGATAGCGCCGCCACTTACTTTGACCGCGCGCAGGACCTGGCCGCTTACTATAACAGTAAGAACATGGCCGGCACCATTGCCACGGATACCAACATGATCTTCTACTCCGGCTATGCCCTGCAACAGGCCGGCCAGAAAGATTCCGCGCTGGTACGCCTGCAGAAAGCCGCTGACCTGCAGTTCAACAAGGAAGCTGCCCTGTACGTGGTACTGGGCCAGGACTACGAAGAAAAAGGCGACAACGAAAAATGGCTGAAAGCGATCGAAGACGGCAAGAAGCTGTTCCCGAAAGACAAGCGCTTCAACGATATGGAAATGGTGTACTACGCCAAGACCGGTAAAACTTCCGAGCTGACCTCCATGCTGGATAAAAAGCTGGCAGAAAACCCGAACGATTTTGCCACCGTACTGGATTACGCCATCCGCATGGATAACATGGCTAACCCCCACAACGAAAAAGGCGAAGACGCTCCCAAACCCGCTAACTACGATGAACTGATGACCAAAGCAGAAAATGGTTATAAGAAAGCCGTAGAACTGAATGGCAGCGATGCAGTAGCCAACTTCCAGCTGGGCGCCCTGTACTTCAACCGCGCCGTAGGTTTCAACAAGGAACTGAACGCCATGGACAGTAAAGGCCAGGGTTCTCCCAAAGGCAAGGAACTGCAAACCAAAGTAGAAGGCCTTATGAACCAGGCACTGCCCTTCTTTGAGAAAGCAGAAGAAGGTTTTGCCGCTAAAGGCACCAGCATTGAGCCCAGCGACAAACAGACCTACCAGAGCTGCCTGTACGCCCTGCAAAAGATCTATGCGATCAAGAACCAGAACGACAAGGTTGACGCCGTGAAGAAGAAACTCGAAGCACTGTAAGTCAATTCCAGGAACAGATAAGATCCGGCACCGGATCCTGTCGAAATATTTTTGTAAAAAGCGCTTGCCGGACGGCAGGCGCTTTTTGCGTTAAAACATATGATAATTTCATTATATTTACAGCAACTATCCATTCCTATGAAAGCCATTCCCTCATCCCGGCGCCTGCGCGCTGTGCTTGTGTTCTTTTGCGGCGCATTGCTCTCCACCCTTTCCCTCCACGCGCAAACCACCGATGCCCACGTAACCTTCAGCGCACCCATTGAAGAACCGGCGTCCGGCTGGTGCAAGCTGCTGCTGCTTAAGAACGGCAACACCTGCTTCCTCCGCTTTACCCGCCGCGATGGCATCCTGGTGGGCATGTACGACACTGCGCATGCCCTGCTGCAAACAGATACCATCACCAGCAACCTCTGGGAGGTGAAGTCCATGGCAGACGCAGAACTGGACGGCGTTTACGAGATCAATGGAGATGTAGTGATCTTTATACAACAACTTATCAAATACAGGCCCACCCTTATCCGTATGGTGCTGGACGGCCAGAACGGCCACCTGGTACGGGAAGACAAACTGGGTGAGCTGGCTTCCATCCAGAAACGCCAGGTATATGCACTGAACAACGCAGCCTCGCATGATTGCTATGTTGAAAAAGACCCACGCTCCGGTTACTACGCTGTGGCCTTTTTCAACGGTACAGAACTGGCGCACGATAGTACGGATGCCACTCATGTGCAGGTGGTGCATTATGCACCGGACCATCACGAGATACACCGCGCCAGCTACTACACGCCAGACAGCAGCTATGATTACTACAGTTACCTCCACATGCAGGTACAGGGTGGGGAAGCGGTATACCTGGCCAGCATGGCCTTCAACACGCATACCAGCAAGCGGGAAGAGGATTCCCGCCTGATGATAGCCCGCCTGGGCGCTACAGACACGGCTTTTCGCTTCCAGGCGGCAGACCGCCAGCACAATGCAGGTTACGCCAGCGGCATGCTGCAATGCCTGCCCGGCCAGCCGGTACGCCTGCTGGTGACCATGATGCCGGCAGAAATGAGCCGGAAAAAAGTACAGGGCAACCTGCCCGTGTACTACCTGCGTTTTGACGCACAAACCCTGAAGCCCCTGGACCAGGAAACCCTGCCCATGGCCGCCGCAACCTTGTATGCGAAGGCACACCTGCAGTACCAGGATGACTACAGCGGGATGCTGCAACAGTGGCTGCCCCTGGCAGACGGATCGTCCCTGCTGCTGCAGGAATCCGTGCGCCAGTTCATCCAGGGAGGCTCCACATTTAATAAAACCATTACGGGGTTGGGAGATGTAGGCATTACCCACCTGGATGCCAGCGGCAAAGAGCAGCAGGCCGTGGTGATGAACAAGATCCAGTCGGCCGCGGGCACGTATGAGCCTTTCTACCAATACCGCCGCAATAAAACGGAATGGTCTTTCCGCAACCGCACTACCGGCCCCACGGTAAATGGATTCCTGAGTTATGCCTTTGTACAGAATGCCAAAGGGGACTATTTCCTGTACAACCAACTGGTGTCTACCACACCGGGCGATTACACCGTAGCCACCCGTCCGCTGAGAACTATAACAGAAGCGGGTTTGGTGTGCTATCACTATGTGGACGGGCAAATGCTGCAGCTGAAATTATTCCCGCCCCAGACCTCGCTCACGGAGGCGCCTAAATACTATGCCTGCATGCTGGATGCCTCCGCAGACGATGCCGCCCGCAACCGCTATGCCACCATAATGATAGCGCATAATGATACAGAGCGCAAGGCTTACCTGGCCTGGATCTCCTTTTAGATACCGCCCTGTTATTAAAAAAGGTATGGAATACACACTTCCTGGAAAATAGAAGTAGGGGTATTCAATACCTTTTTTTATTTTTCAGGAATAGTGCACTTTAAATTACACGTATGAAAACACTCCTCGCTATCCTGGTCCTTACTTTCCTGTTGCCCCTGGCCCTGAAAGCGGGCCCGGGCCCCAGCTACTGGAATGAGATCCAGGCTTTCAAAAGGGCCGACAGTATTGCATTCCCGGCTGCCAATGGTATTCTGTTCATCGGCAGTTCTTCCTTTACCAAGTGGACGGATGTGAAAGAATATTTCCCGGGATACCCGATCATTAACCGCGGTTTTGGAGGCTCCACCCTGGAAGACGTGATCCGTTATGTGTATGACATTGTGCTGCCTTACAAACCCAAGCAGGTGGTGGTGTATTGTGGTGATAACGACCTGGCGCATGATGTGCCGGCGGATGAAGTGGTGCTGCGTTTCAAGACCCTGTTTGCCATGATCCGTACCAACCTGCCCCATGCACGGATAGACTTTGTATCCATCAAAAAGAGCCCCAGCAGGGCCAAGTTTTATGCAGCCGTTGATCGGGTGAACCACACCCTAGCACAGTTCCTGAAAAAGCAGCCGAATGCGGATTATATTGACGTGACCACCGGCATGCTGGACGCCAGCGGACAGCCGCGGGAAGAGCTTTTCCTGCCGGACCGCCTGCATATGAAACCGGCCGGTTATGCGATCTGGAAAACTGCCATGCTCCCTTATCTGCTGAAATAATGAAAATATTCAGGATCCTTTACGTACAGGTACTGGCCGGCATATTGCTGGGTATCCTCTGTGGCTGGCTGTGGCCGGGCTTTGCACCGGTGGCGAAGGTGATCAATGAAACGTTCATCAACATGATCCGCATGGTGATAGCGCCCTTCATTTTCCTTACCATCGTATCGGGCGTGGCCGGTGCCGGCAATATGCGCCAGGTAGGCCGTGTAGGCGGCAAGGCATTGCTGTATTTTGAAGTAGTGACCACCTTTGCACTCATAGTGGGCGTGGTGGTGGCCAATGTGATCAAGCCCGGCGCCGGCGTGGAGTTCAAGGCAATAGATGCCGCCAAGGTGGCGGCGTACGCGGAGAAAGGCAAAGAAATGAACTGGGGTGAATTTTTCTCTCATATTGTGCCGGCAAACGTGGTAGATGCCTTTGCCAAAGGCGATATCCTGCAGGTACTGTTCTTCAGCATCCTTTTTGCCTTTGGGCTGCGCATGCTGGGCGATGCGGGTAACGGGTTGCTGGTCACCTTTAACCGGCTGAACAAAGTCCTGTTCAACGTGCTCAAGATCGTGATGAAAGTGAGCCCCATCGGCGCTTTCGGCGGGATGGCGTTCACCATTGGGATGTTTGGCTTTAAGACGCTGGCGGTGCTGGGCAAACTGTTGCTTACCTTCTATGTAACAGGCTTCCTGTTCATTTTCGTAGTGCTGTGGGCCATTTGCCGCAGCCAGGGCATCAGCCTCTGGAAATTACTGGGCTATATCAAAGCGGAGATCCTCATTGTAATAGGGGCCAGCAGCAGCGAATCCGTATTGCCTACCATCATGCAAAAGCTTACATACGCAGGCTGCGATAAAGAGGTGGTAGGCCTGGTGGTGCCCGCGGGCTACAGCTTTAACCTGGATGGCACTACCATTTACCTGAGCCTTAGCATCATCTTCCTGGCACAGGTCTTCCACGTAAACCTTTCCCTGGGCCAGGAACTTACGGTGATCGGTATCCTGATGCTTACCAGCAAGGGGGCGGCGGGCGTATCCGGCAGTGGTTTTATTGTGCTGGCCTCCACGCTTACCGCCCTGAAAGTGATACCGGTAGAGGGTTTGGGCATGCTCTTCGGGGTAGACCGGTTTATGAGTGAAGGCCGCGCCGTGATCAATGTGATTGGCAATACGGTGGCCGCTGTGGTGATCTCCAAAAATGAAAAAGCCCTTGATGAAAAACGTTTTCATGAAGTGGTGCATCTTAAACAACCTACCCAAACAAGCGATATATGAAACCCAATGTGATCATCAGTTATTGTCCCAAATGCGGGTGGCTGCTGCGTTCCGCCTGGATGGCACAGGAGCTGCTCACCACTTTTACGGATGACCTGCAAGGTGTATCCCTGCAACCCGCAGCGATCAACGGCACTTTTAAGGTCTGGGTAAATGATACGCTCCTTTGGGACCGCAAGCGGGAACAGGACTTCCCCGACATCAAAGTATTGAAACAACTGGTGCGCGACATTGCCGCGCCGGGGAAACCGTTGGGACATAGTGACAAGCCGGCAGAGTAGGGGGCTTCCGGGTATTAGACACGCGGGTAAATTTTTCAACACGTGTAGTGGATCATTATATCCATTTTTTGTTTATTTTTTACAACGGAAAGATTTACAATCTTTTCTAGTACGCATTTATCCCGGTGTGGTGCTTACTACCCGTCACTGTTACGCATGTACCAGGCTTTGTACTTAATACTTACTACCTAATACATCCCACCCAATATGACCGTCCGCCGTAATTCCGCTATCATCTTCGTTGTCATCGCGGTGCTCATTGATTTCATGGGCATTGGTCTTATTGCCCCCATCATTCCTAAATTGCTGGAGCAGCTTACAGGAAAAGGGTTGAGTGATTCCGCGGGGTACAGTGGGTGGTTGTCATTTGTATATGCGTTGCTATTGTTCTTTTGCGCGCCCATTATGGGCAACCTGAGCGACCAGTACGGGAGGCGGCCTTTGCTGCTGATCTCTTTACTGGGACTGGGCGTGGATTACCTGTTCTCCGCTTTTTCGCCTACACTGGGCTGGCTGTTCCTGGGACGGGCCATAGCAGGGCTTTGCGGTGCCAGTATCACTACGGCCAGCGCCTACATTGCGGATGTGAGCACGCCGGAAAACAGGGCCCAGAATTTTGGGCTGATCGGCGCCGCATTTGGCGCCGGCTTTGTACTGGGACCGGCCCTGGGCGGGCTGGTGGCGCATTGGGGCGTGCGGGCACCTTTTATAGCGGCGGCCTGCCTGTCGTTTTGCAATGCCACGTTTGGTTATTTTGTGCTGCCGGAGTCCCTGCTCCCGGAAAACCGCCGCCGGTTTGAATGGAGGCGGGCCAATGCTATCGGCTCCCTGCAGCACCTGCGCCAATACCCGCTGGTATTGGCTTTGGCCGCCGCGTTGTTCTTTATTTACTTATCCGGCCAGTCGTTGCAAAGCACCTGGAATTTTTATACCATGTTTAAGTTTGACTGGTCTGAAGGCATGATCGGCGCCTCGCTTGCGCTGGTGGGGGTAATGACCCTCATTGTGCAGGGAGGGCTTATCCGCATTATTATCCCCAGGGTGGGCAACCGGAACGCTATTTTTCTTGGTTTGCTCATCTATGGTGCCGGTATGACCGCGTTTGCCTTTGCCACCCAGGGCTGGATGATGTTTGGCGCGGCTTTCCTGGCGGCGGCCTTGTGCTGCCTGATCAGTTTTCTGCTGGCCTGGCGTGCGCTCCGTCATTATATGGCACCAAAATAGATTGTTAATTGCCAACCATCTGACAATTGGCAATAGTTATCAATTTAGTCATCTAATAGTTTACCCATGTTCAAACGCCCTTGGATCCGTTATACAGTTTATGCAGCAGGCGGTTTTCTCGTCCTGCTGGTATTGCTGTGGCTGGGCTTTGCATGGTACATCCATCATAACAAGGCCAGGTTGCTGGCCGATATTTCCCGGCAGCTGGAAGGCTCATTGAATGGCAAACTGGCCATCGGCGACATGGAGCCGGCCCTGATAGAAAGTTTTCCCAACGTATCTGTACAACTGCAGGATGTAACGCTGAGTGATAGCCTGGGACCGGAAAAGCATAAGCCCCTCCTGCATGCGGAGGCTATTTACGTACGGGTGAATATCTTTGCCCTTATTCATAAACAAGTGGATGTACGCCAGGTGACCTTTACCAACGGGCAGGTATATCTTTGTGAAGACAGTACCGGCTATTCCAACCTGTACCTGCTGAAACCCAAGCGGGCCGGACGTCCTGGCGTGCGTAAAGGAAACAGTCCTACCGTTGCCAAGGTGGAGCTGCGCAATGTAAACTTCACCTTCGATAATCAGCTGAAGCATAAGCTGTTTAATATAGATATTCAATCCCTGTTCGGGGCCATGCATTATCATGATGGCAACTGGATCTTCAGCACCAATCTCAAAGTTCTTTTTCATTCCTTTGCTTTTAATACCAACAACGGCAGCTTCCTGAAAGAACAGGTACTGGAAGGCGCGCTGGACGTGCATTACGACACGACCAGCCATGTGCTGGACATCCCGCAACAGCGGGTGTACATTGGCGGGCAGCGGGTATCACTGGGATTGCAGTTTGTGCTGCACAAAGAAGCCCCGCGCTTTAGCCTGGAACTACTGGCCAATGACCTGCCTTTTACCACAGCCGCTTCGTGGCTGTCGCACAATATTTCCCGTCATTTTGATACCATTTACCTGGAAAAGCCGGTGGATGTGCAGGCCCATGTCCAGGGCAGCTTATTGCCCGGCACCCAGCCGCACATCCAGGTGAAGTGGCAGACCACCGGCAATACGCTGAGCATTTACGGAAAAGAAATGACTGAGTGTATGTTCAACGGCACGTTTGATAATGAAAAGGAAAAAGGGAAAGGTTATAACGATGAGAATTCCGCTATTACCGCAGTGGGCCTCAAGGCGCGCTATGCCAATATTCCTTTCAGTGCGGATACGCTGCAGGTGGTGAACCTCCTGCACCCCAGGATCCGGGCACATTTCAAGGCTAACTTCCCGCTCACGGATGTAAATGACGCTACTGCCGATCTCTTTAAATTCAGCGATGGTGCGGCCAAGGCCGATCTTTTTTATGAAGGCGGTTTCCTGCCCAATGATACCGTACCGCCCAATATGCAGGGCGTGGTGGAAGTGCAGCATGCCGCGGTGGTATACCTGCCCCGCCAGCTATCCCTGCACAACAGCCAGGTGAAGCTGTACTTTAACGGGGCGGACCTGGAGCTGCATGACATGCGCCTGCAAAGTGATAAGAGCACACTGCTCCTGGATGGCACCGCGCCACATTTCCTGACCCTGTATTTTGAGAACCCTGATAAGATACTGATGGACTTCCAGATCCGGAGCTCCATGCTCAATGCCAATGAGTTCCGGGGCTTTCTGGCAGCGCGCAAACGCAGTGTGAGCAAGGCCGCCCAGCAAAAGGCCCGCCTCAAGGCAGTGGCCCGCCTGGACCAGGTGCTGGAAGCCTGCAGCGTACATCTGCACGCCACCATCGATAAGTTTACCTACCGCCGCTTTAGTGCCAGCAATGTGCGGGCAGATATTACGCTGGCCAAAGACGGCGTGATCGTGAGCCAGGGCTTCCTGGAGCATGCAGGCGGCTCCCTGACGCTGAAAGGCCGCACTTTTAACAAAGGCATGAATGACCCCTTCACGATAGACGCGCAACTGGATAAAGTGCGGGTAGACCAGTTCATGGGGGCGATGAACAACTTTGGCCTGGATGATATCAGCTACAGGAATGTAAAAGGCACCTTCTCCGCAAAAGCCCACCTGACGGGCCTCCTGCGCGATGATGGTGAAATGGTGACCAGCGCGCTGAATGGCACCATAAGTTTCAGCCTGGCAAATGGCGCCCTGGTTAAAGTGCCCATGTTTGAGAACATTGCCAAATTCTTTCCCCGCCGCAACCTGGATAATATCACCTTTGACGACGTGTCCAATACCTTTACCATCCGCAACGGCGTTGTGAGCATACCGCCCATGCACATTGCCACCAGCGCCGTGGTGATGGATGTGAAAGGCACCTATGCACTGGGCAAGCTGAAGGGTACTAACCTGCAGCTGGATGTGCCCATCCGCAACCCCCGTAAAGACAAAGACATTGCAGACGATGAGAAGCGGAAAAAGCGCCGCCGCCGCGGCATTGTACTGCACTTCAATGCAGTGGACGGCCCCGGTGGGAAGGTAAAACTGAAGCTGGGCAAGAACGAAGATGCCAACGTGGTGGACGATGAAAATTAGTTACCTTTGCCGCTTAACTACAAACCGCACTATCGTCTCTTCGGGGAAGGAAAGTCCGGACAGCGCAGAGCAACGCACCACCTAACGGGTGGGGTGCCGGTGCAAACCGGCACACAGACAGTGCCACAGAAAATAACCGCCGGGCGGCAACGCCAGGTAAGGGTGAAAAAGTAGGGTAAGGGCCTACAGGCAGTGGTGGTAACATCATTGCAGGGTAAACCTTGCGTGCTGAAATGCCATGTATACGGTCGCTTAGGGCTGCTCGTCCAAGACCGAGGGTAGGCAGATACAGGTAGCGCGTGAGCGTTATCGCAGATAAATGATAGTGGATCCTGCGCCCGCAGGATTACAGAATCCGGCTTATAGGTTTGTAGTTTTTTTTAATTACCTTGGAACATACTGGTTAAACAATCACGACAATTTTATTCCACTGACACAAACACACCCTTACAACCAATATTTATGAACGCAAGAGATGAAAGGACCTGGGCCACGCTGACGCACCTGGGTGGCTTATTTGGTATATGGTTCTTCAGCCCCGTGGGCAACGTGCTGGTGCCTCTGGTGCTATGGCTTATCAAACGGAATGAATCTGCCTTTGTAGATGACCAGGGCCGGGAAGCCGTAAATTTCCAGATCACCATGAGTATTCTTTCCCTCGTATTGGGCGTTGCTGGCTGGATCATTTTCAGCGTTTTCAACCTGCTGGATTCCGTGGTATTCTGGCACAGCGATTTCACTTTCTTTCCCCATATTTTCTTCTTCCATAACGGAGGCCTCAGCATGGTAGCGGCCGTCCTGAGCATGGTGTTTGCCATCATTGCCGCTACCCGTGCCAATAATGG
Coding sequences:
- a CDS encoding SelT/SelW/SelH family protein; its protein translation is MKPNVIISYCPKCGWLLRSAWMAQELLTTFTDDLQGVSLQPAAINGTFKVWVNDTLLWDRKREQDFPDIKVLKQLVRDIAAPGKPLGHSDKPAE
- the gyrA gene encoding DNA gyrase subunit A produces the protein MIENQDNLENPENLDGGDESRIVRINIEEQMKTAYIDYSMSVIVGRALPDVRDGLKPVHRRVLFGMKELGNTSNKPYKKSARIVGEVMGKYHPHGDASIYDTIVRLAQPWSMRYPMVDGQGNFGSVDGDMPAAMRYTEIRLQKIAEALLEDLDKETVDFTLNFDDTLEEPTVLPTRIPNLLVNGAAGIAVGMATNIMPHNLSEVVDACVAFIDNRDITIEEITKHLKAPDFPTGGIIYGYEGVKQGFETGRGRVVVRGRINVETSKAGRERLVIYELPYQINKAILHQKIAQLVNDKIIEGISDVRDESDREGMRLVIDLKREAIANVVINQLFKYSELQTSYGINNVALVKGRPRILNIKEMLSEFVEFRHEVVVRRTSYELREAEKRAHILAGYLIALDHLDEVIALIRSSKTPDEAKDGLISNFQLSDIQAKAILELRLQRLTGMERDKIREEYEEVMKLIAHLKDILANEGLRFQIIKDELEDVKKRFGDERKTEIQYLASEMRIEDIIAEEDVVITISHLGYIKRTSAYDFRQQKRGGRGAMGGKTRDEDYIEHLFVASTHHTMLFFTEKGRCYWLKVYEIPEGEKQGKGRAIQNLINLPGDDKIRAIIDIKDLGDQDFINNHFILLCTKNGIIKKTLLEEFSRPRQNGVNAITINDGDQLLDVKLTNGKSEVMMALRSGRAIRFPEDTVRDTGRGAIGVRGIEVDNENDEVVGMISANKDDDAHTVLVVSEKGFGKRTSIEEYRITNRGGKGVKTISITEKTGRLIAILNVTEKDDLMITCKSGITIRMSVRDVREAGRATQGVRLIRLDESDEIAAIARLDEQEEQTDAVEEGLVLDAAIIDPAALTDEDMTGETPADEEAGDAEDNDAPTEE
- a CDS encoding tetratricopeptide repeat protein — encoded protein: MKKLMVSLLFCSATMAAMAQRAKVNSAEDYLKSNEPEKAQADINAALQNDKTKNDAKTWYVKGKVDEALSVKSKSVPLADSAYEAYKKALDINPKLPDAVLEMHQRMYNLYAIIGNAGYEALNNQHWDSAATYFDRAQDLAAYYNSKNMAGTIATDTNMIFYSGYALQQAGQKDSALVRLQKAADLQFNKEAALYVVLGQDYEEKGDNEKWLKAIEDGKKLFPKDKRFNDMEMVYYAKTGKTSELTSMLDKKLAENPNDFATVLDYAIRMDNMANPHNEKGEDAPKPANYDELMTKAENGYKKAVELNGSDAVANFQLGALYFNRAVGFNKELNAMDSKGQGSPKGKELQTKVEGLMNQALPFFEKAEEGFAAKGTSIEPSDKQTYQSCLYALQKIYAIKNQNDKVDAVKKKLEAL
- the dctA gene encoding C4-dicarboxylate transporter DctA, which encodes MKIFRILYVQVLAGILLGILCGWLWPGFAPVAKVINETFINMIRMVIAPFIFLTIVSGVAGAGNMRQVGRVGGKALLYFEVVTTFALIVGVVVANVIKPGAGVEFKAIDAAKVAAYAEKGKEMNWGEFFSHIVPANVVDAFAKGDILQVLFFSILFAFGLRMLGDAGNGLLVTFNRLNKVLFNVLKIVMKVSPIGAFGGMAFTIGMFGFKTLAVLGKLLLTFYVTGFLFIFVVLWAICRSQGISLWKLLGYIKAEILIVIGASSSESVLPTIMQKLTYAGCDKEVVGLVVPAGYSFNLDGTTIYLSLSIIFLAQVFHVNLSLGQELTVIGILMLTSKGAAGVSGSGFIVLASTLTALKVIPVEGLGMLFGVDRFMSEGRAVINVIGNTVAAVVISKNEKALDEKRFHEVVHLKQPTQTSDI
- a CDS encoding GDSL-type esterase/lipase family protein; translated protein: MKTLLAILVLTFLLPLALKAGPGPSYWNEIQAFKRADSIAFPAANGILFIGSSSFTKWTDVKEYFPGYPIINRGFGGSTLEDVIRYVYDIVLPYKPKQVVVYCGDNDLAHDVPADEVVLRFKTLFAMIRTNLPHARIDFVSIKKSPSRAKFYAAVDRVNHTLAQFLKKQPNADYIDVTTGMLDASGQPREELFLPDRLHMKPAGYAIWKTAMLPYLLK
- a CDS encoding TCR/Tet family MFS transporter encodes the protein MTVRRNSAIIFVVIAVLIDFMGIGLIAPIIPKLLEQLTGKGLSDSAGYSGWLSFVYALLLFFCAPIMGNLSDQYGRRPLLLISLLGLGVDYLFSAFSPTLGWLFLGRAIAGLCGASITTASAYIADVSTPENRAQNFGLIGAAFGAGFVLGPALGGLVAHWGVRAPFIAAACLSFCNATFGYFVLPESLLPENRRRFEWRRANAIGSLQHLRQYPLVLALAAALFFIYLSGQSLQSTWNFYTMFKFDWSEGMIGASLALVGVMTLIVQGGLIRIIIPRVGNRNAIFLGLLIYGAGMTAFAFATQGWMMFGAAFLAAALCCLISFLLAWRALRHYMAPK